From Fodinicurvata sp. EGI_FJ10296, one genomic window encodes:
- a CDS encoding BrnT family toxin has protein sequence MTQDRFDPAKDAANRAKHKLPLAFGDQIFEDDDHLILPSIRAIDGEERFKVIGIVEENLFTGVFVWRSGLPRFISVRRSNKGEERAYYAIC, from the coding sequence ATGACGCAAGACAGGTTCGACCCTGCCAAAGACGCGGCCAATAGGGCCAAGCACAAGCTACCGCTGGCCTTTGGCGACCAGATCTTTGAGGATGATGACCACCTGATTTTACCCTCGATCCGTGCAATCGACGGTGAGGAACGATTCAAGGTGATCGGCATCGTCGAGGAGAACCTGTTTACCGGCGTCTTCGTCTGGCGAAGCGGACTGCCCCGCTTCATCTCGGTGAGAAGGAGCAACAAGGGTGAAGAACGAGCATATTACGCTATCTGCTGA
- a CDS encoding HipA domain-containing protein, with translation MTSDAGPAECFVYITLPGQIEPVTAGRLALTSDRHGAAIGRFVYGRSYRERPDAVEFDPVELKLTSRTYETTAMNGVFGALRDAGPDYWGRRVIERYVGRAQLGELDYLLHSPDDRAGALGFGLGPRPPAPRRNFNQTLDLAKLQSIANAIVNEEEVEPNAVAGQVEELLFIGTSMGGARPKVVVEDGEGLWIAKFNRTDDKWNYARAEHSMLVLARQCGLMTAESKVATIAGRDVLLIKRFDREKTDTGYLRARMVSGLTLLRAEDSHRSRDRWSYVLLAEELRRACTEPKKQANELFRRMCFNALVSNTDDHPRNHAVIATDRDWKLSPAYDITPSTPVSLEQRDLALICGDQGRFANADNLLSQSERFFLARPEAEAIVTEMEQRVRNTWYAVMRAAGVSERDCDLLKGAFAYPGFRQTRE, from the coding sequence ATGACTTCTGATGCCGGCCCGGCCGAATGCTTCGTTTACATCACCCTGCCGGGCCAGATCGAGCCCGTAACCGCCGGGCGCTTAGCGCTGACTTCGGATCGGCACGGTGCCGCGATTGGGCGATTTGTCTATGGCCGCAGCTACCGGGAGCGGCCTGATGCTGTTGAGTTCGACCCCGTCGAACTCAAGTTGACATCGCGTACTTATGAGACAACTGCCATGAACGGCGTGTTCGGTGCCTTGCGCGACGCCGGCCCGGACTACTGGGGGCGACGGGTGATTGAGCGTTATGTGGGTCGTGCGCAACTGGGCGAACTCGACTACCTTCTGCACTCCCCCGATGACCGGGCAGGAGCGCTCGGCTTCGGCCTTGGGCCGCGACCACCCGCTCCTCGGCGTAACTTCAACCAGACCCTCGATCTGGCAAAATTGCAGTCTATCGCCAATGCAATCGTGAATGAGGAAGAGGTTGAGCCCAATGCAGTCGCGGGACAAGTCGAAGAACTCCTGTTCATCGGCACGTCGATGGGCGGTGCCAGGCCGAAGGTCGTCGTCGAGGACGGTGAGGGCCTCTGGATTGCCAAGTTCAATCGCACCGACGACAAATGGAACTACGCCCGAGCTGAGCACAGCATGTTGGTGCTTGCTCGCCAGTGCGGCCTGATGACGGCGGAGAGCAAAGTCGCCACGATCGCAGGACGCGACGTACTGCTCATCAAACGCTTTGACCGGGAGAAAACGGACACGGGCTATCTGCGTGCCCGAATGGTCAGTGGCCTTACGTTGCTGCGCGCCGAAGACAGCCACCGCTCACGAGACCGATGGTCATACGTGCTGCTGGCAGAGGAACTGCGGCGCGCATGCACGGAGCCAAAAAAGCAGGCGAACGAGTTGTTCCGCCGCATGTGCTTCAATGCGTTGGTCTCGAACACCGATGACCATCCCCGCAATCACGCGGTCATTGCCACAGATCGCGATTGGAAGCTCTCCCCAGCGTACGACATCACACCATCAACACCCGTAAGCCTTGAGCAACGCGACCTTGCACTTATTTGCGGTGATCAGGGGCGCTTTGCCAACGCAGACAATCTGCTTTCCCAGTCCGAGCGGTTCTTTCTCGCTCGTCCCGAGGCCGAAGCTATCGTAACTGAAATGGAACAGCGGGTTCGGAATACCTGGTACGCCGTCATGCGCGCAGCAGGGGTATCGGAGCGGGACTGCGACCTGCTGAAGGGCGCGTTTGCCTATCCCGGATTCCGGCAAACCAGGGAGTGA
- a CDS encoding TIR domain-containing protein: MEGLLSSAEATIQKRIVFFSFHYQKDIWRVNQVRNSWRYQHEQQRVAEGFFDGSIWESSQRKGSESLKSLIREGMKNTSVTCVLAGAETYDRRWVRYEIARSIVKGNGLLVVHIHNVKNQAGFTLQQGPNPLDYIGTYKTNDGRILLAEKKNGNWVRYEDYTQAVTLPSAWRKPTSKNVVALSSCARSYCYIANKGQQNFASWVRHAADKTGN, from the coding sequence GTGGAAGGTTTATTGAGCTCAGCAGAAGCTACCATTCAAAAGAGGATCGTATTTTTCTCTTTCCATTATCAGAAAGACATATGGCGCGTTAATCAGGTCAGAAATTCGTGGCGCTATCAACATGAGCAGCAACGAGTCGCAGAGGGATTCTTTGATGGGAGCATCTGGGAAAGTTCCCAGCGAAAAGGATCGGAATCGCTCAAGAGCCTTATTCGTGAGGGTATGAAGAACACCTCCGTTACCTGCGTTCTGGCCGGTGCTGAGACGTACGATCGCCGATGGGTGCGTTACGAGATCGCCCGTAGCATTGTGAAGGGAAACGGCTTGCTTGTCGTGCATATCCATAACGTGAAGAACCAGGCAGGCTTTACCTTGCAGCAAGGGCCGAACCCGTTGGACTACATCGGAACCTACAAGACGAATGACGGCCGCATTCTTCTAGCTGAGAAGAAGAACGGGAATTGGGTGCGATACGAAGATTATACACAGGCCGTGACCCTTCCTTCCGCTTGGCGCAAGCCGACTTCTAAAAATGTCGTCGCACTCAGCTCCTGTGCGCGGTCATATTGCTATATTGCCAATAAAGGTCAGCAGAACTTCGCTTCATGGGTTCGCCATGCAGCGGACAAGACGGGGAATTAG
- a CDS encoding helix-turn-helix domain-containing protein, translating into MKNEHITLSAEPSDAEDFDVMAEAMDRGQRARLIRKTRTGLGLSQSEFASRFRVPVGTLRDWEQARATAPDFAIAYVRVIGQHPDIVAKAVG; encoded by the coding sequence GTGAAGAACGAGCATATTACGCTATCTGCTGAGCCATCCGACGCCGAAGATTTCGACGTGATGGCCGAGGCGATGGACCGGGGCCAGCGCGCTCGCCTGATCCGAAAGACGAGAACCGGGCTTGGTTTGTCGCAGTCCGAGTTCGCCAGCCGATTCCGGGTTCCGGTTGGGACCTTGCGCGATTGGGAGCAGGCGCGGGCAACTGCACCGGATTTCGCCATCGCCTATGTGCGGGTGATCGGTCAGCACCCGGATATCGTGGCAAAAGCAGTGGGATAA
- a CDS encoding helix-turn-helix domain-containing protein codes for MGARNPLLAAPPYPVEQALKALGANLRTARLRRNLSLQELAEKIGVERHVVSAAEKGKPSTGIAIYAGMLWTLGLIDQLAEVAEPDRDAEGKTLAQSRERGRAGTSKELSDDF; via the coding sequence ATGGGTGCCCGCAACCCACTCCTTGCAGCACCACCGTACCCTGTCGAGCAGGCGTTGAAGGCGCTCGGTGCAAACCTGCGAACGGCTCGCTTGCGCCGCAACCTCTCACTTCAGGAGTTGGCGGAAAAGATTGGCGTCGAGCGCCATGTCGTCTCTGCCGCCGAAAAAGGCAAGCCGTCAACCGGGATTGCCATCTATGCGGGGATGCTCTGGACGCTTGGCTTGATCGATCAACTGGCCGAGGTGGCTGAGCCTGATCGTGACGCGGAAGGAAAGACCCTCGCTCAGTCGCGCGAGCGGGGAAGAGCCGGCACATCGAAAGAGCTGAGCGATGACTTCTGA
- a CDS encoding recombinase family protein — protein MDFRGRHDHARSVITRRCDPDSFCPVHFWLPHRRPIFAERLLFGPGTPGRLQASLNVVRKRQADVVLAWRYDRFARPAQALVNALEEFRALGVDFISYQENLDTTTPYGEITNR, from the coding sequence ATGGATTTCCGAGGTCGACATGATCACGCGCGGTCGGTGATCACGCGGCGGTGCGATCCGGACTCGTTTTGTCCCGTTCACTTTTGGTTACCCCACCGCAGGCCGATTTTCGCTGAGCGGCTGCTATTCGGGCCAGGAACGCCGGGCAGGCTACAAGCGTCTCTGAATGTCGTGCGGAAGCGCCAGGCAGATGTTGTGCTGGCCTGGCGGTACGACCGCTTCGCGCGACCGGCGCAGGCCTTGGTGAATGCGCTTGAGGAATTCCGGGCGCTCGGGGTCGACTTTATCAGCTACCAGGAGAACCTGGACACCACCACACCCTATGGCGAGATCACTAATCGGTGA